CGGCCGCCGGCAAACTCCCGCGAGGTTCCGTCAGGCAGCGTCACGCGGGTGGGAATATTTCCCGGCACCCTGGCTTCGAGCAGGAAGCGTTCTCCCTCCACCCTCCACCCCGTCTCCACGAGCCCGTGCGGCGTGCAAACGCTGCCCTTGGCGTGGGTCAGGCCGCAGCGGTGCGGCCTGATGGCGATGCGCGCAAATCCGGGTTCAGCCGGCAGGACGCCGAGGATGCGTTGCTGGAATTCCAGCACCGGGTGCGCCGACCACGCATGGCACAGCGAACGCCAGTAACTGTTCTCCTCGACGAAGGTCGAGAGCCCGCAGTTGACGGATTCGTGCCACGGCCCCAGGTGCCGGGGCAGGTCATCAAAGCGTCCGCACCGGGCCAGCGCGGCAAATCCCGTGTGCCACCAGAAGAAAGACCCGGGCGCGAGCTTCGCGTCCTCCGGGAAACGCCGCATGAGGATCGACCGTTCACGCTCACCCGCGAATCCGGCGACCACCGCCCAGGCGTTGCCATACTGGCTGATTTCCGGACCGCCCGGGCGGTCAAAATAGAGTCCCTCGGCTTCCGACCAGAAGGTTGCATGGGCAATGCGACGCAGCCGCTCCGCCTCGGCGGTCAAGGCGTCGGCCTCGGCGGGCTTGCCCAACTGGCGCACGATCCACGCAGTTTCATCCAGCGCGTTGATGAACTGGGCGGAATGGATGCAGGTCGCGCCGGTGTCGGCGCCAGGCACGACGCCGCGTGGCCACCATGGACACCAGTCGGTGATGTTCCAGAATGGCAGTTTGGCCGGCAGTCCGTCCGGCCCGGCCTGACGGCGATACCAGTCGAGCACGGCGTGCACGCCCGGCAGCAGGTCCGCCGCCGTGGTGCGGTCACCGGTGCAGAGGAGGTAATCGCGGAGCGTGGAGATCCAATGAATGCTCCACGCGGGGATGACCTGGATGAGCCGCGAGGGATAGCGCGATTGGGTGAGTCCGTCGGTGAGCCTCGACCAATCGAAGTGGTACAGCGCCTGACGGCTCAGCCGAGCGTCGCCCGTGGTGAAGAGCGCGAGCTGCGACGTGATCATCGTGTCGCCGGCATACTGCATCTGCTCGTAATGCGGACAGTCCTCAAAAGTCTCGTGCGAGCACATGCGCATCGTGTGCAGCCCGACCTGCCAGATGCGGTCGAGCGCGGGATCAGAGGAACGGAAGCGGGCCTTGATCCGGTAGGGATAGGCCGTGAAACGCTGGCGAACCGCGCGCACTTTCAGCGGCTGTTTCCCCACCGTGATTTGCAGGCCGACATACCGGAACGCACGCCAGTGCAGCGGCTCGAACACCTCGTCGCGACCGCTGGGCTCCCAGCGATCACACCAGCCGGTGACCTTGCCCCGGCGATCGAAGGTCCAGCCCGAGCTCTCATCGGCAAAGTGCGAAGCCAGGTTGGCCAGCGACTGCTGTCGGCCCAGCAGCTTGGCGCCGGACGTGTTCCACGGCAGGCGCAGGGCCTCGGCGTAGGTGAGCCGGAAGCTGCTGCCCGCGCCGCCCGAAACCGCAAGATGCGGAAACGCCGTGGTCAGGCGCCCCATGTCGAGCACGAGGTCAATCCTGGTGCCCGGCTTGAGGGTGAGCGGACGTCCGGCCGCGAGCAGTTTTTTCCACGCGGCCGGGACTTCGCCGCCGCCGGCGATGTAGGCATCGGGAAAGTTTTGCGGCTCGGCTTCCTCCAGCATCGGAATCATGCGCGGCATCAGTCCGTAGGGACTGGTCGGGTCGCGACGGTTCTCCCGCAGCTCGGCCTGAAAGAGCACATGCGCCGGAGGCCATCCCGAGTCGTCGAACCGCGTCGTGTTCCAGCCGGCCGGAATGAACTTGGAAACCCGGTGCTCGAAGTAGCCGTGGTAACCCTCGAAGGTGGTGTTTTCGTTCTGAAACCGATGCGCGCGGTCGATCGCGACGCGCCAATTGGCATCAGTCCGCAGATCGGCCATCACCTTGCCGGATTTTCCGGTGAGCACGCCTTCCAGCACAAAGCCGCCGGTATAAGTCATCACGGAACAGGGCGGCCCCAACCGGGCCGGCCGGTGCGCGACGCGGGACATGTCGAGCACGATCGCGGCCAGAACATTGCGCCCCTTGCGCAGGTGCGGCGTCAGGTTGAAGGTATCGTAGAAATGGTGGTTGATGTCACCTTTCGCCGGACCGCGGCCGATGAACTCGCCGTTGCAATAAAACAGATAGCGGCTGTCCGCCGAGACATGCACCGTGAGCCGTGCCTTGGCCGGATCACCCACCACGAAGGTCCGGCGGAAATATCGCACCTGATAATGGGAAGGACTGCGGTTCGGCGCAGAAGGCGCGGCGTGTGAACCTTCCGCCGACCAGATCCATGACGCTGATTTTTGAAAAGGTTGGGCGGACACGACTGAAATCTGGGGTTGCGAGACTGGGGTTCGGTCTCTGCGCCGCCCGAATGGTTCGGGCTGGCCGCAAAGCGTCGTGAGCGAAAATGGGCTGGCCTTTCCCAGTTTTTCAACATCTCTTTTCATTTATTTTCATTAACATCATGAAAATTGTTTCACCCCAGCCCCGCCTCGTTCTCTGTGCCCACACCTGGTCGATGGTCGGGCACCCCGCCCCGCGTCGCGAATGGACGCTGGACCGCAAGCTGGCCGCCATCAAGGCGGCAGGATTCGACGGCGTCGCCGCCTTCATCAATCCGGAGATTGCCGACGGTGCCCGGCGGCACGGCCTGAAACTGCTCAGCGGCTTCGACTGCGGCGACCTGCCCACGGTGACCCGGAGGCTTTCCGAGCAGCGCGACTGCGGCGTGCACTTCATCAACATTCAGCTGCTCAACCACGACACGCCACCGGCCCGCGCGGCGGCCATGGCGGTGAAGCTGATCAAGCTTTCCCGGCGCCTTGGCCTGGGGGTGCACATTGAAACCCATCGCGACACCGCGACGGAAACGCCGGAGAAGTTCACCGAGATCGCCCGACGCTATCGCCGCGTCACGGGTGAAACCATGCCGGTGACCTGGGATCATTCGCATTTCGCCGTCTCGAAGCACGTGCTGCCGAAGGACTATGCGGCGCGCCTGCTCGCGTGGCCGCGCGAGATCCAGCACTCGCAGCTGTTTCACCTGCGGCCCTTCAACAGCCAGCATTGCCAGGTGCCCGTCACCGACGGCCGCGGCCGGCTCACGCCGGAGTTCCTGGACTACCGCGCCTTCGTCGAGGAACTCTTTGTGCTCTGGCTGCGCGGCCCGCGCCCGGGCGGCGAACTCTGGGTCTGCCCGGAGATGGGCATGACGCATGGCTACAACGTGAGCACCAATCCCCCGGTGTGGCCCGACGTGATCCGGTGCCGCCGCGAACTGCTCGGCTGCTGGCGTCGGGCCCTGCGCCGCGTCGCTTGAGACTTTGTTGCGCCTCTTTTCAGCCCGGGCTGCTGAAAATGCCTTGACTGTCGTGCATCATTTTTCATGCATTTGCATGAAAGTTTCACGCCGGGTCTGACCTTACCCCCATGTTGATCACCGAAATTGCCCGCAAGGCGCGCGTCTCCCCCGCCACCGTCTCCCGGGCCATCAACCAGCCGCAGCTTGTGGCGGCCGACAGCTTGGCGCGCATCCGGGCGGTGATGCAGCAGCACAACTACGTGCCCGCTCCGCTCAACCGGCGCCGCGGCCCCAAGGCCCACCTCCCGGAGCAACGCCGCATCGGGGTGTGGT
This DNA window, taken from Oleiharenicola lentus, encodes the following:
- a CDS encoding sugar phosphate isomerase/epimerase, whose product is MKIVSPQPRLVLCAHTWSMVGHPAPRREWTLDRKLAAIKAAGFDGVAAFINPEIADGARRHGLKLLSGFDCGDLPTVTRRLSEQRDCGVHFINIQLLNHDTPPARAAAMAVKLIKLSRRLGLGVHIETHRDTATETPEKFTEIARRYRRVTGETMPVTWDHSHFAVSKHVLPKDYAARLLAWPREIQHSQLFHLRPFNSQHCQVPVTDGRGRLTPEFLDYRAFVEELFVLWLRGPRPGGELWVCPEMGMTHGYNVSTNPPVWPDVIRCRRELLGCWRRALRRVA
- a CDS encoding alpha-L-rhamnosidase C-terminal domain-containing protein, which produces MRYFRRTFVVGDPAKARLTVHVSADSRYLFYCNGEFIGRGPAKGDINHHFYDTFNLTPHLRKGRNVLAAIVLDMSRVAHRPARLGPPCSVMTYTGGFVLEGVLTGKSGKVMADLRTDANWRVAIDRAHRFQNENTTFEGYHGYFEHRVSKFIPAGWNTTRFDDSGWPPAHVLFQAELRENRRDPTSPYGLMPRMIPMLEEAEPQNFPDAYIAGGGEVPAAWKKLLAAGRPLTLKPGTRIDLVLDMGRLTTAFPHLAVSGGAGSSFRLTYAEALRLPWNTSGAKLLGRQQSLANLASHFADESSGWTFDRRGKVTGWCDRWEPSGRDEVFEPLHWRAFRYVGLQITVGKQPLKVRAVRQRFTAYPYRIKARFRSSDPALDRIWQVGLHTMRMCSHETFEDCPHYEQMQYAGDTMITSQLALFTTGDARLSRQALYHFDWSRLTDGLTQSRYPSRLIQVIPAWSIHWISTLRDYLLCTGDRTTAADLLPGVHAVLDWYRRQAGPDGLPAKLPFWNITDWCPWWPRGVVPGADTGATCIHSAQFINALDETAWIVRQLGKPAEADALTAEAERLRRIAHATFWSEAEGLYFDRPGGPEISQYGNAWAVVAGFAGERERSILMRRFPEDAKLAPGSFFWWHTGFAALARCGRFDDLPRHLGPWHESVNCGLSTFVEENSYWRSLCHAWSAHPVLEFQQRILGVLPAEPGFARIAIRPHRCGLTHAKGSVCTPHGLVETGWRVEGERFLLEARVPGNIPTRVTLPDGTSREFAGGRIRLEGVLQ